One stretch of Spiroplasma mirum ATCC 29335 DNA includes these proteins:
- a CDS encoding MMB_0454 family protein — MMDNNTLLLIDKNYRGNLNVSLLVIRKIVSYALRDMTEQFFADQIKCRIYEDNFLHIFVSGKVLQAENLPVLAQELYDAIKKELDYTLKIKPKNININFHH, encoded by the coding sequence ATGATGGATAATAATACTTTATTATTAATTGATAAGAATTATCGTGGTAATTTAAATGTTAGTTTATTAGTGATTCGAAAAATTGTTTCGTACGCTTTACGGGACATGACTGAACAGTTCTTTGCCGATCAAATTAAGTGTAGAATTTATGAAGATAACTTCTTACACATTTTTGTGAGCGGGAAGGTTTTACAAGCAGAAAACTTACCAGTCTTAGCCCAGGAATTATACGATGCTATTAAAAAAGAATTAGATTATACTTTAAAAATTAAACCAAAAAATATTAACATTAATTTTCATCATTAA
- the efp gene encoding elongation factor P, with protein sequence MINVNDFKPGVTFQYEGNIYVVIEAQHSKSGRGQAHVKTKAKNLRTGATTSITFTGGNKVEKAMIDKVDMQYLYDDGINLVFMDSQTYDQVEIPSKRLSWEKNFFKEGVTASVTKYEGEVLGVILPDKIDLQVIEAEAAVKGDTSSGAMKKAIVETGWEVQVPLFIKEGEIISINTSDGKYVGRA encoded by the coding sequence ATGATTAATGTAAATGACTTTAAACCAGGGGTTACTTTCCAATATGAAGGTAATATTTATGTTGTAATTGAAGCTCAACATTCAAAATCAGGGCGGGGACAAGCCCATGTTAAAACAAAGGCCAAGAATTTACGCACCGGGGCCACTACTTCAATTACTTTTACGGGCGGCAATAAGGTTGAAAAAGCAATGATTGATAAAGTGGACATGCAATACCTATATGATGATGGAATTAACCTAGTGTTTATGGACAGTCAAACTTATGACCAAGTTGAAATTCCTAGTAAACGCTTAAGTTGAGAAAAAAACTTTTTCAAAGAAGGAGTAACCGCTAGTGTTACTAAATATGAAGGGGAAGTCTTAGGAGTTATTCTTCCTGATAAAATTGATTTACAAGTTATTGAAGCAGAAGCTGCCGTGAAGGGTGATACTTCTTCGGGAGCAATGAAAAAAGCAATTGTGGAAACTGGGTGAGAAGTGCAAGTTCCCTTGTTTATTAAAGAAGGGGAAATCATTAGTATTAACACCAGTGATGGTAAATATGTGGGACGCGCATAA
- a CDS encoding SPE_1075/MLC_0560 family membrane protein encodes MDLNLGVVNEDLLVFSLAANIWVKGGSNIAEYYSISLLIIYSCFWLVVVLFKTIKIFQFKKQKILTLNIIFDEIIKIILDLIPVFLWPLAVELNIWIVNPDWNIKPIDPTNMTGNEAIWNEWVRSWILWASYLNFCLGLGIIVATKMMPGPYNGLSSELSQITQLPYPACRIIVDSMLIVLGVGLLFLGNYPLQDRLNHLYSWISYATMLMAFFSGPVIALILTFFNNYIRLELLDIDKKLYQKLRREVLHEFKMMNANNNKKQKIKWRILQDEIFDKYNALIKDNFLSENRDAKIIDLPIK; translated from the coding sequence ATGGATTTAAACTTAGGGGTTGTTAATGAAGACTTGCTAGTTTTTTCATTAGCCGCTAATATTTGAGTAAAAGGGGGGAGTAATATTGCTGAATATTATTCAATTTCCCTATTAATTATTTATTCTTGTTTTTGACTAGTGGTTGTTCTCTTTAAAACAATTAAGATTTTTCAATTTAAGAAGCAAAAAATTTTAACTTTAAATATTATTTTTGATGAAATTATTAAGATTATCTTAGATTTAATTCCCGTTTTCTTATGACCATTAGCAGTGGAACTTAATATTTGAATTGTTAATCCCGATTGAAATATTAAACCAATTGATCCAACTAATATGACAGGAAACGAGGCCATTTGAAATGAATGAGTGCGTAGTTGAATTTTATGAGCTAGTTATCTAAACTTTTGTTTAGGGTTAGGAATTATTGTGGCGACAAAAATGATGCCCGGACCTTATAACGGGTTATCATCTGAATTATCACAAATTACCCAGTTACCTTATCCTGCGTGTCGGATTATTGTCGATAGTATGTTAATTGTTTTGGGAGTCGGGTTATTATTTCTGGGCAATTATCCCTTACAAGATCGTTTGAACCATTTATACTCTTGAATTAGTTATGCTACCATGCTGATGGCGTTTTTCTCGGGACCAGTTATTGCCTTAATTTTAACCTTCTTTAATAATTACATTCGCTTAGAATTATTAGATATTGATAAAAAATTATACCAAAAATTGCGCCGAGAAGTTTTACATGAATTTAAAATGATGAATGCTAATAATAACAAAAAACAAAAAATTAAATGACGAATTTTACAAGATGAAATCTTTGACAAATATAATGCTTTAATTAAAGATAACTTTCTGTCGGAAAATCGTGATGCCAAAATTATTGATCTACCAATTAAATAA
- a CDS encoding GIY-YIG nuclease family protein encodes MAPQNFYFYVLLCADNTLYAGYTVDLQARVDKHNAGLGAKYTKINTRRPVQLIHAEQYATKSLAMQQEYAFKQLTRREKNQYLQTHPSILKDNI; translated from the coding sequence ATGGCACCGCAAAATTTTTATTTCTATGTTTTATTATGTGCTGATAATACTTTATATGCTGGTTATACTGTTGATTTACAAGCTCGTGTTGATAAACACAACGCTGGGTTAGGAGCAAAATATACCAAAATTAACACGCGCCGTCCCGTTCAGTTAATTCATGCTGAACAATATGCAACCAAATCATTAGCAATGCAACAAGAATATGCCTTTAAACAATTAACTCGCCGGGAAAAGAATCAGTATTTACAAACTCATCCCAGTATTTTAAAAGATAACATTTAA
- a CDS encoding AAA family ATPase: protein MEVIRGYLKLIVFEAKNGYRICKFQLEKDKSHFIFIKGFLSSLQPDHLYELTGEFVTLEKYGQNFEVKKIVKIEPQGQDEVLRYLASDLFPTIGPKTAQTIIDYYQDNVIAKIKADFDSLHNVPGLTSKQIGIIKDTFANMNKDDELIHFFNSNNLSLQVLSLLKTKYDVDQIKAIFAKDPYSLLLKDNITFKTIDKIYLTFTKTPTSNIRIGYYAWYYAKEFCNTTGDTYLDLQSLSKILEKHLSSLTKEIILAGLMFAKQIGILIFKDEKIYVSDIYHSELDIAHMLVNLNQRTNFTQERISELLTSFNHGVIYNAQQEKALRLSLTTNFLTIIGGPGTGKTTVVDGIVRLLRRAYPQDKIILAAPTGKAAKRLREKTNQKAVTIHKMLKYDSVVNQFFYNISNPLEYDILIIDEVSMVDSLLLAAIAKASLKLKKLILIGDPNQLPSVACGDVLKDIIQSDVFDIVKLDEVYRQTRGNDILELSYAIQNNDFDYNLFNKTDVKFYENSAPQEILSQIKNKYQEILAQEDNDHHQIQVLSPMYNGNLGINILNEYLQANLNPDYGQPTCKVGHRLFKVGDKVMQLKNRPDLEIYNGDVGIIVDIKKDQNLNPVILVEYDESIVEYNKELYYDITLAYACSVHKLQGSEYNHILFVVTHSFWIMLQRNLIYTAISRAKHQLYLFGDSKAFIYGVNNLPKKRKTTLTETIKKFY, encoded by the coding sequence ATGGAAGTGATTCGGGGGTATTTAAAACTAATTGTTTTTGAAGCCAAGAATGGTTATCGGATTTGTAAATTTCAGTTAGAAAAGGATAAATCACATTTTATTTTTATTAAAGGTTTTTTAAGTAGTTTACAACCTGATCATTTATATGAACTAACTGGTGAATTTGTAACATTAGAAAAATATGGTCAAAACTTTGAGGTTAAAAAAATTGTTAAGATTGAACCTCAAGGTCAAGATGAAGTTTTGCGTTATTTAGCTAGTGATTTATTCCCGACGATTGGTCCGAAAACCGCCCAAACCATTATTGATTATTACCAAGATAATGTTATTGCCAAAATAAAAGCGGATTTTGATAGTTTGCACAATGTTCCGGGATTAACTTCCAAACAAATTGGCATTATTAAAGATACTTTTGCTAATATGAACAAAGATGATGAGTTAATCCATTTCTTTAATAGTAATAACTTATCATTACAAGTGCTATCCTTATTAAAAACAAAGTATGATGTCGACCAGATTAAAGCAATCTTTGCCAAAGATCCATATTCATTATTATTAAAAGATAATATTACTTTTAAAACAATTGATAAAATTTATTTAACCTTTACAAAAACTCCAACGTCAAATATTCGGATTGGTTATTATGCCTGGTATTATGCCAAAGAATTTTGCAACACGACTGGTGACACCTATCTTGACTTGCAAAGCTTATCAAAAATTCTTGAAAAGCATTTATCATCTCTAACCAAAGAAATTATTTTAGCTGGCTTAATGTTTGCAAAACAAATTGGCATTTTAATTTTTAAGGATGAAAAAATTTATGTCAGTGATATTTACCATAGTGAACTTGATATTGCCCACATGCTAGTTAATTTAAACCAACGGACTAATTTTACCCAGGAACGAATTAGCGAATTGCTAACTAGTTTTAACCATGGGGTAATTTATAATGCTCAACAAGAAAAAGCCTTACGTTTAAGTTTAACCACTAATTTTTTAACTATTATTGGAGGACCAGGAACCGGAAAAACGACAGTGGTGGATGGAATTGTTCGCTTATTACGTCGTGCTTATCCCCAGGATAAAATTATTCTTGCCGCCCCGACTGGCAAAGCTGCCAAACGGTTAAGGGAAAAAACAAACCAAAAAGCAGTGACAATTCATAAAATGTTAAAGTATGATTCCGTAGTTAACCAGTTTTTTTATAATATTTCCAACCCGTTAGAATATGATATTTTAATTATTGATGAAGTAAGTATGGTTGATAGTTTATTATTAGCCGCCATTGCAAAAGCTAGTTTAAAGTTAAAAAAATTAATTTTAATTGGTGATCCCAACCAACTGCCATCGGTTGCTTGTGGCGATGTCTTAAAAGATATTATTCAAAGCGATGTTTTTGATATTGTTAAACTAGATGAAGTTTATCGCCAGACTAGGGGAAATGATATTTTAGAACTAAGTTATGCGATTCAAAATAATGATTTTGATTATAACTTGTTTAATAAAACGGATGTTAAATTTTATGAAAATAGTGCGCCCCAGGAAATACTAAGTCAAATTAAAAATAAGTACCAAGAAATTTTAGCGCAGGAGGATAATGATCATCATCAAATTCAAGTCTTATCACCAATGTATAATGGTAACTTAGGAATTAATATTTTAAATGAATATCTCCAAGCAAATTTAAATCCTGATTATGGACAACCAACATGTAAGGTTGGTCACCGCCTTTTTAAAGTTGGTGATAAAGTAATGCAGTTAAAAAATCGGCCAGATTTAGAAATTTATAACGGGGATGTGGGTATCATTGTAGATATTAAAAAAGACCAGAATTTAAATCCGGTCATCTTAGTTGAATATGATGAAAGTATTGTTGAATATAATAAAGAACTATATTATGATATTACCTTAGCGTATGCTTGTAGTGTTCATAAATTACAAGGTAGTGAATATAACCACATTTTGTTTGTTGTGACCCACTCTTTTTGAATTATGTTACAGCGCAATTTAATTTATACAGCAATTTCCCGCGCTAAACATCAATTATATTTATTTGGGGATAGTAAGGCCTTTATTTATGGAGTGAATAATTTACCAAAAAAACGAAAAACAACCTTAACCGAAACAATTAAGAAATTTTATTAA
- the mnmA gene encoding tRNA 2-thiouridine(34) synthase MnmA: MEKVVVGLSGGVDSSVSLYLLKKAGYQVSALFMRNWDSNLNNDILGHKVLTSTICPQEIDYNDAQMVANQLGVEINRVDFIQEYWDYVFTYFLREYQNGRTPNPDILCNKYIKFNYFLKYALDNIKADKIAMGHYARVRFNPVLQEYQLLRGLDVNKDQTYFLCQLNQQQLSKTLFPIGELTKDEVRKIADEQYLATAHKKDSTGICFIGERNFKQFLENYIQNQHGDIVDIETNDVVGRHTGVMYYTIGQRKGLNLGGMDERYFTVGKNIKDNILYVSKGSEDKWLFSTSCLVSDLNWINRLPAQKFNCTAKFRYRQKDIPVQVEILPNNQAVISFATKVKAITPGQEAVFYDGEVCLGGGIINEAYLNGQKLWYL; the protein is encoded by the coding sequence ATGGAAAAAGTTGTTGTTGGTTTATCGGGGGGCGTTGACTCTTCGGTAAGCTTATATTTATTGAAAAAAGCTGGATATCAAGTTAGTGCTTTATTTATGCGCAATTGGGATAGTAATTTAAATAATGATATTTTAGGACATAAAGTCCTCACTAGCACTATTTGTCCCCAAGAAATTGATTATAATGATGCTCAAATGGTTGCCAATCAATTAGGGGTTGAAATTAACCGGGTTGATTTTATCCAGGAGTATTGAGATTATGTCTTTACTTATTTTTTACGTGAATATCAAAATGGGCGGACACCAAATCCCGATATTTTATGTAATAAATATATTAAATTTAATTATTTTTTAAAGTATGCCTTAGATAATATTAAAGCCGATAAAATTGCGATGGGTCACTATGCGCGGGTTCGTTTTAACCCAGTATTACAAGAATATCAATTATTACGAGGACTTGATGTTAACAAAGACCAAACTTATTTTTTATGTCAACTAAATCAACAACAGTTATCAAAAACATTATTTCCGATTGGTGAATTAACTAAAGATGAAGTGCGAAAAATTGCTGATGAACAATACTTAGCAACTGCCCACAAAAAAGATTCAACGGGGATCTGTTTTATTGGCGAACGAAATTTTAAACAATTCTTAGAAAACTATATTCAAAACCAACATGGTGATATTGTTGATATTGAAACTAATGATGTTGTTGGTCGTCATACGGGAGTAATGTATTATACCATTGGTCAACGCAAAGGTTTAAACCTTGGGGGAATGGATGAACGTTATTTTACGGTTGGGAAAAACATCAAAGATAATATTTTATATGTTAGCAAGGGGAGCGAGGATAAATGATTATTTTCAACCAGTTGCTTAGTTAGCGATCTTAACTGAATTAATCGTTTACCAGCTCAAAAATTTAATTGTACGGCAAAATTCCGTTATCGCCAAAAAGACATTCCGGTGCAAGTCGAAATCTTACCAAATAACCAAGCGGTGATTAGTTTTGCCACAAAAGTTAAGGCAATTACTCCAGGCCAAGAAGCAGTTTTTTATGACGGGGAAGTTTGTTTAGGAGGAGGAATTATTAACGAAGCTTATTTAAATGGTCAAAAACTATGGTATTTATAA
- a CDS encoding GNAT family N-acetyltransferase, producing MLKFNDPKYDELVENFIAYTTDPHHNDGQQKVKIDLMNKFYYVSSINAPSNLNIVISGEITTPDQKNAAQEIVKPYLEQDLAFTWCTISKNNSAEEKKFMEAIGLHYHETYLGMIINLDDYQEKIYDSHPEIVFKKVTTQDEVDDFRKVIENAFDLSLIDLTKYPTLLKLNQQDYISHLVILYQNGLPAATGHLYFQNNLAIIDDIATHAYFQGQGLATKMLNYLLTLAKNSGYHDAGLIATTGGYPIYKKIGFEPIEIFFNVYITKENYAPKNS from the coding sequence ATGTTAAAATTTAATGATCCTAAATATGATGAACTAGTCGAAAATTTTATTGCTTATACAACTGATCCCCACCATAATGACGGCCAACAAAAAGTTAAAATTGATTTAATGAACAAATTTTATTATGTTTCTTCAATCAATGCGCCCAGTAATTTAAACATTGTCATTAGTGGTGAAATTACCACGCCGGATCAAAAAAACGCGGCACAAGAAATTGTTAAGCCTTATTTAGAACAAGACTTAGCTTTTACATGGTGTACCATTAGTAAAAATAATAGTGCTGAAGAAAAGAAATTTATGGAAGCAATTGGGTTACACTACCATGAAACGTACTTAGGAATGATTATTAATTTAGATGATTATCAAGAAAAAATTTATGATTCTCATCCAGAGATTGTCTTTAAAAAAGTAACTACCCAGGACGAAGTTGATGATTTTCGTAAGGTCATCGAAAATGCCTTTGATCTTTCTTTAATCGACTTAACCAAATACCCAACCTTATTAAAACTAAACCAGCAAGATTATATTAGTCACCTGGTAATCTTATATCAAAATGGACTGCCAGCCGCAACTGGGCACTTATATTTCCAAAATAATTTGGCAATCATTGATGATATTGCCACCCATGCTTATTTTCAAGGCCAAGGGTTAGCAACAAAAATGTTAAATTACTTATTAACCTTAGCAAAAAATAGTGGTTATCATGATGCGGGGCTAATTGCGACAACTGGTGGTTATCCCATTTATAAAAAAATAGGGTTTGAACCCATTGAAATTTTCTTTAATGTTTATATTACGAAAGAAAACTATGCACCAAAAAACTCTTAA